In a single window of the Etheostoma spectabile isolate EspeVRDwgs_2016 chromosome 3, UIUC_Espe_1.0, whole genome shotgun sequence genome:
- the LOC116685787 gene encoding alpha-2B adrenergic receptor-like, producing the protein MAAAANAPCLSDLIGLPNRNISLLSGTQPCNRSTARTAPYTPQATAAFAIAITSMMILTIVGNILVIIAVLTSRSLKGAQNLFLVSLAAADILVATLIIPFSLANELQGYWAFSSIWCEIYLALDVLFCTSSIVHLCAIALDRYLSISRPVSYGTKRTPIRIKTAIIVVWLISAVISFPPLLTLDKSEGGEEVCELNNERWYILYSTIGSFFVPCVIMILVYVRIYQIAKQHTRHPPGQKNTVTAGGNASPGTNEPPAKISEQSQQNGDQGGVTAGQQVKGLAKTPGSESTSSLQNPPEKTASQDNQHPAESTNAPVQKSTSSPLISQHGSQILSAVPLTGTVTRRESQMHANEGGEAPPTENSSSSGSEMCEDGVNGKEETNKADGEALGLPRRKGFKVQMLNLACRYKNTMATSSGSTKLAPEETPKFQGTPTSRRKAMVNREKRFTFVLAVVMGGFVICWFPFFFSYSLQAVCPEVCTIPNPLFKFFFWIGYCNSCLNPVIYTIFNHDFRKAFKRILYSATKGTFF; encoded by the coding sequence ATGGCAGCAGCTGCGAACGCCCCCTGCCTGTCGGACCTCATCGGACTCCCCAACCGGAACATCAGCCTCCTCTCCGGCACCCAACCCTGCAACCGGAGCACCGCCAGGACGGCGCCCTACACGCCACAAGCCACCGCAGCTTTCGCCATAGCCATTACCTCCATGATGATCCTCACCATCGTCGGGAACATCCTGGTCATCATCGCCGTCCTGACGTCTCGATCCCTTAAGGGGGCTCAGAACCTGTTCCTGGTGTCGCTGGCTGCAGCAGATATTTTAGTCGCCACGCTTATCATCCCGTTCTCATTGGCCAACGAGCTGCAGGGCTACTGGGCGTTCAGCTCCATTTGGTGTGAGATCTACCTGGCGCTGGATGTTCTCTTCTGCACCTCCTCCATCGTGCACCTGTGCGCCATAGCGCTGGATCGCTACCTGTCCATCTCCCGGCCCGTGTCCTACGGAACCAAACGCACCCCGATACGAATCAAGACGGCCATCATCGTGGTCTGGCTGATCTCTGCGGTCATCTCTTTCCCTCCTCTTCTCACCCTGGACAAGAGCGAAGGAGGCGAAGAGGTGTGCGAGCTCAACAACGAGCGCTGGTACATTCTCTACTCCACCATCGGCTCTTTCTTCGTCCCCTGTGTGATAATGATCCTGGTGTATGTGAGGATTTATCAGATCGCGAAGCAGCACACACGCCACCCGCCTGGACAGAAGAACACCGTGACAGCAGGAGGAAACGCAAGCCCGGGAACCAACGAGCCTCCAGCCAAGATATCGGAGCAGTCACAACAGAATGGGGATCAAGGAGGTGTGACAGCTGGCCAACAAGTAAAAGGCCTGGCCAAAACGCCGGGCTCTGAATCAACTTCCTCGTTGCAAAACCCGCCTGAGAAAACCGCAAGCCAGGACAATCAGCACCCTGCTGAGTCGACTAACGCTCCTGTCCAGAAATCCACCTCCTCCCCTTTAATCTCTCAACATGGCAGCCAAATCCTCTCAGCTGTTCCCCTAACTGGTACCGTCACCCGCAGAGAGTCCCAGATGCATGCAAACGAAGGAGGGGAAGCACCCCCCACCGAGAACTCATCGAGCTCTGGCTCAGAAATGTGCGAGGACGGTGTTAACGGCAAAGAAGAGACAAACAAGGCTGACGGTGAAGCTTTGGGATTGCCCCGAAGGAAAGGCTTTAAGGTTCAGATGCTGAACCTGGCCTGcagatacaaaaacacaatggcCACCTCCTCCGGCTCAACCAAACTGGCACCGGAGGAGACGCCGAAGTTTCAGGGGACGCCCACATCCCGCCGCAAAGCCATGGTGAACAGGGAGAAGAGGTTCACCTTCGTCCTGGCTGTGGTGATGGGGGGCTTTGTGATCTGCTGGttccccttcttcttctcctactCGCTGCAGGCGGTGTGCCCCGAGGTGTGCACCATCCCCAACCCTCTGTTCAAATTCTTCTTTTGGATCGGCTACTGCAACTCCTGCCTCAACCCGGTCATTTACACCATCTTCAACCACGATTTCAGGAAGGCCTTCAAGAGGATCCTCTACAGCGCCACAAAGGGCACGTTCTTCTAG
- the LOC116687055 gene encoding astacin-like metalloprotease toxin 5, which translates to MLHLVLAALLLAESSTNADAGPAPGAPKDGVRVLRLQTEYVYSGYEDDVSYCYSVQTGTCYSGHRQVYAGTDGVRVLGTDGYPVQTEYVYSGYVYSGYGRSTCTQTFNQADVQQRCRHGGRHGVDGDDRNAGDSIWPTADIPYEIHPDLAGRTHDILAALAMLSNPTCLSFHKRTSESNYLLFEVSAGCASYVGFIGGVQSVFIGPACTVGNIAHELLHALGFYHEHTRVDRDKYIIISPNNVMQGMQKNFNMQRGKTFELGYDVGSIMHYGR; encoded by the exons ATGCTGCACCTGGTCCTCGCTGCGCTCCTGTTGGCCGAGTCCTCTACGAACG CCGACGCCGGTCCTGCACCGGGAGCACCTAAAg ACGGAGTACGTGTACTCCGGTTACAGACGGAGTACGTGTACTCCGGTTACGAGGACGACGTCAGTTACTGTTACTCGGTACAGACGGGTACGTGTTATTCCGGTCACAGACAGGTGTACGCCGGTACGGACGGAGTCCGTGTACTCGGTACAGACGGATATCCGGTACAGACGGAGTACGTGTACTCCGGTTACGTGTACTCCGGTTACGGACGGAGTACGTGTACTCAGACGTtcaacca AGCTGATGTCCAACAACGATGCCGTCATGGAGGGAGACATGGTGTTGACGGTGA TGACCGGAACGCAGGGGACAGCATCTGGCCAACGGCAGACATCCCGTACGAAATCCACCCAGACCTAG CCGGTCGGACCCACGACATCCTCGCTGCCCTAGCGATGCTGTCCAATCCCACCTGTCTGTCCTTCCACAAGCGAACCTCTGAGTCCAACTACCTGCTCTTCGAAGTCAGCGCAGG TTGTGCGTCATACGTGGGCTTCATCGGCGGAGTCCAATCGGTGTTCATCGGCCCAGCATGCACCGTGGGAAACATCGCCCATGAGCTCCTTCATGCTCTGGGCTTCTACCACGAACACACCCGGGTGGACCGCGACAAGTACATCATCATTTCACCTAATAACGTTATGCAAG GGATGCAGAAAAACTTCAATATGCAACGAGGAAAAACCTTTGAACTGGGTTACGACGTTGGCTCAATCATGCACTACGGAAGGTAA